The Vigna unguiculata cultivar IT97K-499-35 chromosome 6, ASM411807v1, whole genome shotgun sequence genome contains a region encoding:
- the LOC114187449 gene encoding probable receptor-like protein kinase At1g11050, producing the protein MKMVLLPLMFAVFYCMSLSSAAPSPSPTSTCPMDLNYVRRIPWNTSACHNFQQTLAAKNGTDANNCCISLLSLFGIGLAQHLKETSQFQLPNLATSLSCIHDFQSKLSSLSLPDNLVDSCFDPLQFVISPNICAGIQTISDWTKRLGPSTPLDTACKPDLTDLSLCDVCLGAGLQVKQELISKDGNTSHSIDCFYFAILYAAGIVNEFGPESNGAVTCIFSMSVYSQGGSGGKRHQALVFGLTGAGVALLVMSFLLGLYVWYDRKQRTKKLETFQFDFDPEEQGSRRRLRPNTGSIWFKIGELEKATDNFSSKNFIGRGGFGLVYKGTLPDGTVVAVKRILESDFQGDVEFCNEVEIISNLKHRNLVPLRGCCVAEESEDYDERGSQRYLVYDYMPNGNLEDHLFVSQDSQKAKGSLTWPERKSIILDVAKGLAYLHYGVKPAIFHRDIKATNILLDADMRARVADFGLAKQSREGQSHLTTRVAGTHGYLAPEYALYGQLTEKSDVYSFGVVVLEIMCGRKALDLSSSGSPRAFLITDWAWSLVKAGKLEEALDGSLVKDENFPSSNPKSIMERFLLVGILCSHVMVALRPTISDALKMLEGDIEVPQIPDRPMPLGHPSFYNDGSTFSISPALSGPKLHTGDMLRFINEG; encoded by the exons ATGAAGATGGTGTTGCTACCCTTGATGTTTGCCGTGTTTTATTGCATGAGTTTGAGTTCGGCGGCACCTTCTCCGTCGCCGACATCCACATGCCCCATGGACTTGAATTATGTTCGGAGAATCCCATGGAACACTTCTGCTTGCCACAACTTCCAACAAACTTTGGCAGCAAAAAACGGAACCGATGCAAACAATTGTTGCATATCACTGTTGTCCCTCTTCGGGATAGGACTCGCGCAGCATCTGAAAGAGACTTCTCAGTTCCAACTCCCCAACCTTGCCACCTCACTTTCATGCATCCACGACTTCCAATCTAAGCTCTCTTCCCTCTCTCTCCCCGACAACCTTGTCGATTCCTGCTTCGACCCTCTTCAGTTTGTGATCTCTCCCAACATCTGTGCTGGGATTCAAACCATCTCTGATTGGACCAAACGGCTTGGTCCGTCCACGCCACTCGACACTGCTTGCAAACCGGATCTCACCGATCTCTCCCTCTGTGATGTGTGTCTGGGAGCTGGGCTACAGGTGAAGCAGGAGCTTATTTCCAAAGATGGTAACACTTCGCATTCCATAGATTGTTTTTACTTTGCAATACTCTACGCTGCTGGGATTGTGAACGAGTTTGGACCTGAAAGCAATGGTGCAGTGACTTGTATTTTCAGCATGTCGGTTTATTCACAGGGGGGTTCTGGGGGAAAGCGTCACCAGGCTCTTGTGTTTGGCTTGACAGGAGCTGGGGTGGCTTTACTCGTCATGTCTTTTCTCTTGGGGCTTTATGTTTGGTACGACAGGAAGCAGAGGACGAAAAAGCTTGAGACTTTTCAGTTTGATTTTGACCCTGAGGAACAAGGGTCTAGGCGTAGATTGAGGCCGAATACGGGGTCCATTTGGTTCAAAATCGGGGAGCTTGAGAAAGCCACTGATAATTTTTCATCTAAGAACTTCATTGGCCGAGGTGGGTTTGGATTGGTTTACAAGGGAACTTTACCTGATGGGACTGTGGTGGCGGTTAAAAGGATCTTGGAATCTGATTTTCAAGGAGATGTTGAGTTCTGTAACGAGGTGGAGATCATCAGCAACCTGAAGCATCGGAATCTGGTGCCTCTGAGAGGCTGTTGTGTGGCTGAGGAGAGTGAGGACTACGATGAAAGGGGAAGCCAAAGGTATCTTGTGTATGATTACATGCCAAATGGGAACCTGGAGGATCATCTGTTTGTGTCACAGGACTCTCAGAAAGCAAAGGGATCACTGACATGGCCCGAGAGAAAAAGCATAATCTTGGATGTGGCAAAGGGGTTGGCCTATTTGCACTATGGAGTTAAACCTGCAATTTTCCACAGGGATATCAAGGCCACAAATATACTTCTTGATGCTGATATGAGAGCAAGAGTTGCTGATTTTGGTCTTGCAAAACAAAGCAGGGAGGGTCAGTCTCATCTCACTACAAGAGTGGCTGGAACTCATGGATATCTAGCTCCAGAATATGCACTCTATGGGCAACTCACTGAGAAAAGTGATGTGTATAGTTTTGGTGTAGTTGTTCTGGAGATTATGTGTGGGAGAAAGGCTCTTGATTTGTCTTCATCAGGATCACCAAGAGCATTCTTGATCACAGATTGGGCCTGGTCGCTGGTGAAGGCTGGGAAACTAGAAGAGGCTCTAGATGGTTCTCTGGTGAAAGATGAGAACTTTCCTAGCTCAAATCCTAAGAGCATTATGGAGAGGTTTTTGCTGGTGGGGATTCTGTGCTCCCATGTGATGGTTGCTTTGAGGCCAACAATTTCTGATGCTTTGAAGATGCTTGAAGGTGACATTGAAGTTCCACAAATCCCAGATCGCCCTATGCCTCTTGGCCACCCTTCATTTTACAATGATGGCAGTACTTTTAGCATATCTCCAGCATTGAGTGGCCCCAAGTTGCACACTGGAGACATGCTCAG GTTCATTAACGAGGGATAA
- the LOC114187448 gene encoding UDP-glucose:glycoprotein glucosyltransferase, whose product MALRSVSFFLIPILLLGIASAHTSTPKNVQTALRAKWFGTPLLLEAGELLSKEEPGHFWDFIHAWLHADHSDAQSHSAKSCVNKILQHSRPLLREPLASLFEFSLILRSASPSLVLYRQLAHDSLSSHSHAEIPKVDALNLGVSLQSPGGMCCWVDTGDTLFFDVSELLLWLQTPQKQVGGSIQGPQLFDFDHVHFYSSVGSPVAILYGALGTVCFKEFHTALVGAAEEGKVNYILRPVLPAGCETNFGHCGSVGASESVNLGGYGVELVFKNMEYKAMDDSTIKKGVTLEDPRTDDLSQEVRGFIFSKILERKPELTNEIMTFRDYLLSSTVSDTLDVWELKDLGHQTVQRIVRASDPLQSMQDINQNFPNIVSSLSRMKLDDSVRDEIMANQRMIPPGKSLMAINGALVNVEDVDLYLLIDLVHQDLLLADQFSKLKIPPSIVQKLLSTLPPSESSMFRVDFRTTQVHYLNNLEEDAKYKRWRSNLNEIWTPVFPGQLRHIRKNLFHAVFVLDPATICGLESIDMIMSLYESDFPVRFGVVLYSSKYIMQLENHSAKEDLDKFEDISDMIIRLFTYIKGNHSTQLAFGFLSNVNKLLTESADANLELHHVEGAFVETILPKVKSPPQETLLKLEKEPELKKLSQESSMLAFKLGLSKTDCSLLMNGLVIDPNEDALLNALNDETQRIQEQVYFGQIKAHTDVLDKFLSEAGIQRYNPRIISDSKPRFISLSAFLFGEESILNDIEYLHSPGTMYDLKPVTHLLAIDITSGIGLHLLHQGLNYLREGSKDARIGLLFSGNWSTSSLSLLFVKVFEITSSSYSHKNNVLDFLDQLCLFYQQKYFLAPVVEVEGTQTFIDKVCELAEANGLPSEGYKSALLKFSADEVRRHLNKVGIFLHRLLGSESDFNAVFTNGRVTYPIDESTFLSADLLLLESIEFKQRTKHILEIIEEVKWQHVDPDMLTSKFISDILMAVSSSMATRERSSESARFEILNDKHSAIILHNENSSIHIDACLDPLSPTSQKLSGILRVLWKYIQPSMRIVLNPLSSLADLPLKNYYRYVVPSMDDFSSADSSINGPKAFFANMPLSKTLTMNLDVPEPWLVEPVIAVHDLDNILLENLGDTRTLQAVFELEALVLTGHCSEKDHDPPRGLQLILGTKTTPHLFDTIVMANLGYWQMKVSPGVWFLQLAPGRSSELYVLKEGADGIENKQSSKLITINDLRGKVVHMDVVKRKGREDEKLLVSDEDDEDLQETKKGSGWNSNLLKWASGLISSNEQPKITETNDATEKVKGGRRGKTINIFSIASGHLYERFLKIMILSVLKNTHRPVKFWFIKNYLSPPFKDLIPRMAQEYGFECELITYKWPTWLHKQKEKQRIIWAYKILFLDVIFPLSLEKVIFVDADQVVRTDMGELYDMDIKGKPLAYTPFCDNNKEMDGYRFWRQGFWKDHLRGKPYHISALYVVDLKKFRETAAGDNLRVFYETLSKDPNSLANLDQDLPNYAQHVVPIFSLPQEWLWCESWCGNATKSRAKTIDLCNNPMTKEPKLKGARRIVSEWPDLDSEASKFTAKILGDDLEPFPSPDQSKDLISEEALEVDMESKAEL is encoded by the exons ATGGCTCTTAGATCTGTGTCTTTCTTTCTCATTCCCATTCTCCTCCTCGGAATTGCATCCGCTCACACTTCAACCCCCAAGAATGTTCAAACTGCTCTTCGCGCTAAGTGGTTCGGCACTCCTCTTCTTCTCGAAGCTGG CGAGTTATTGTCCAAAGAGGAGCCGGGTCATTTCTGGGACTTCATTCACGCATGGCTTCATGCTGATCACAGCGACGCCCAGTCTCATTCCGCGAAAAGTTGCGTGAACAAAATTCTGCAACATTCGCGTCCTCTTTTGAGAGAGCCACTGGCGTCGTTGTTTGAGTTTTCTCTTATTCTGAGATCAGCGTCCCCTTCTCTCGTGCTTTACCGCCAGCTAGCTCACGATTCTCTTTCGTCTCACAGCCACGCTGAAATTCCCAAAGTAGACGCCTTGAATCTTGGGGTAAGCCTCCAAAGCCCCGGAGGGATGTGTTGTTGGGTCGACACTGGTGACACTCTGTTTTTCGATGTTTCTGAATTGCTCCTGTGGCTTCAAACCCCTCAGAAGCA GGTGGGTGGTTCGATTCAGGGACCGCAACTGTTTGATTTTGATCATGTTCATTTTTATTCGAGTGTTGGGAGTCCGGTTGCTATACTTTATGGGGCACTCGGGACTGTTTGCTTTAAGGAGTTTCATACTGCTCTGGTTGGAGCTGCTGAAGAG GGAAAAGTTAACTATATATTGAGACCAGTGTTGCCAGCTGGATGTGAAACAAATTTTGGCCACTGTGGTTCGGTTGGTGCAAGCGAGTCAGTAAACTTGGGTGGTTATGGAGTGGAACTTGTTTTTAAGAATATGGAATATAAGGCCATGGACGACAGTACTATTAAAAAAG GCGTGACTTTGGAGGATCCTCGCACTGATGATCTTAGCCAAGAAGTCAGAGGATTTATATTCTCTAAAATTCTG GAGCGTAAGCCCGAGTTAACGAATGAGATCATGACTTTTAGGGACTATCTATTGTCATCAACTGTATCAGATACACTTGATGTTTGGGAACTGAAAG ACCTGGGGCATCAAACTGTACAGAGAATAGTCCGTGCCTCTGACCCTCTACAGTCAATGCAGGATATCAATCAAAATTTCCCTAACATAGTTTCTTCTTTGTCTCGCATGAAA CTTGATGATTCTGTTCGAGATGAAATAATGGCAAACCAGCGGATGATCCCACCTGGCAAGTCTTTAATGGCTATCAATGGTGCTTTAGTCAATGTTGAAGATGTTGACCTTTATCT GTTGATTGACCTGGTTCATCAGGATCTGTTGTTGGCTGATCAGTTCTCAAAATTGAAG ATACCTCCCAGCATTGTGCAGAAATTGCTGTCAACTTTACCTCCTTCAGAGTCCAGCATGTTTCGTGTCGATTTTCGTACTACTCAGGTACATTATCTCAACAACTTGGAAGAAGATGCCAAGTACAAAAGGTGGAGGAGCAATCTCAACGAG aTTTGGACGCCGGTCTTCCCTGGGCAGTTGCGTCACATCCGTAAAAATCTTTTCCATGCTGTTTTTGTTCTTGACCCAGCAACCATTTGTGGTCTTGAG TCCATTGATATGATCATGTCATTGTATGAAAGTGATTTTCCTGTGAGATTTGGAGTTGTGCTGTATTCTTCAAAATACATCATGCAGTTAGAGAACCATTCTGCCAAAGAGGATCTAGATAAATTTGAGGACATATCTGATATG ATTATACGTCTCTTCACCTATATCAAGGGGAATCACAGCACTCAATTAGCTTTTGGGTTTTTAAGCAAT GTTAACAAATTACTCACTGAATCAGCTGATGCTAATCTTGAGCTGCACCATGTTGAAGGGGCATTTGTTGAAACAATATT GCCAAAGGTAAAATCCCCTCCACAAGAGACATTATTAAAGCTGGAGAAGGAACCAGAGTTGAAGAAATTGTCACAAGAAAGCTCCATGCTTGCATTTAAGCTTGGTTTGTCTAAGACTGATTGTTCTCTGTTGATGAACGGACTTGTTATTGATCCAAATGAG GATGCCTTACTAAATGCCTTGAATGATGAGACTCAGAGGATACAGGAGCAAGTATACTTTGGACAAATAAAAGCTCACACTGACGTGTTAGACAAGTTCCTGTCAGAAGCTGGCATTCAACGTTATAATCCTCGG ATTATTTCTGATAGTAAACCAAGGTTCATATCTTTGTCTGCATTTCTTTTTGGAGAGGAATCTATACTGAATGACATTGAGTACTTGCATTCTCCTGGAA CAATGTATGATTTGAAGCCCGTGACACATCTTCTTGCTATTGATATCACTTCAGGGATTGGGTTGCATTTACTTCATCAAGGCTTAAATTATCTG AGAGAAGGGTCCAAAGATGCTCGTATAGGTCTTCTATTTAGTGGCAATTGGAGTACAAGTTCATTAAGCCTCCTTTTTGTGAAGGTTTTTGAAATCACTTCATCTTCATATAG TCATAAGAACAATGTGTTAGACTTCTTGGATCAGTTATGCTTATTCTATCAGCAAAAGTACTTCCTTGCACCAGTTGTGGAAGTTGAAGGCACTCAAACATTTATTGATAAGGTCTGTGAGCTTGCTGAGGCCAATGGGTTACCATCTGAGGGTTATAAATCTGCCCTCCTAAAATTTTCTGCTGATGAAGTAAGAAGGCATTTGAACAAG GTGGGAATTTTCTTGCACAGGCTACTTGGATCTGAATCTGATTTTAATGCAGTCTTTACTAATGGAAGG GTAACTTACCCTATCGATGAAAGCACATTTTTGAGTGCTGATCTGCTTCTTCTTGAATCAATAGAGTTTAAGCAGAGGACAAAGCACATTTTGGAAATCATTGAAGAAGTAAAATGGCAGCATGTTGACCCTGACATGCTGACAAG CAAATTCATTAGTGATATTCTCATGGCTGTATCCTCCTCAATGGCTACAAGGGAGCGAAGTTCTGAAAGTGCCCGTTTTGAGATCTTGAATGACAAACATAG TGCTATCATTctacacaatgaaaattctagCATTCACATTGATGCTTGTCTCGATCCTTTAAGTCCAACCAGTCAGAAGTTGTCTGGAATTCTAAGAGTTTTGTGGAAATACATTCAACCCAGCATGAGGATTGTTCTGAATCCATTG aGTTCGCTTGCTGATCTTCCTCTGAAGAACTATTACAGATACGTAGTACCGTCAATG GATGATTTTAGCAGTGCTGACTCTTCAATCAATGGCCCAAAAGCATTTTTTGCTAACATGCCATTGTCTAAGACACTCACCATGAATCTTGATGTTCCAGAACCTTGGCTTGTTGAGCCTGTTATTGCtgt TCATGACCTGGATAACATTCTGCTTGAGAACCTTGGTGACACAAGAACATTGCAAGCAGTTTTTGAGCTTGAAGCTCTTGTCCTCACAG GTCATTGCTCTGAGAAAGATCATGATCCTCCTCGAGGTCTTCAGCTTATTCTTGGGACCAAAACTACACCCCATTTATTTGATACCATTGTGATGGCTAATCTTGGATATTGGCAAATGAAAGTCTCTCCTGGGGTTTGGTTCTTGCAGCTTGCTCCTGGTAGAAGCTCTGAGCTCTATGTTTTAAAGGAAGGTGCTGATGGAATTGAGAATAAACAGTCATCGAAACTCATCACTATTAATGATTTGCGGGGTAAAGTAGTTCATATGGATGTAGTGAAAAGAAAGGGCAGGGAAGATGAGAAGTTGCTGGTTTCTGATGAAGATGACGAGGATCTGCAAGAAACGAAGAAA ggaAGTGGCTGGAATTCTAATTTATTGAAATGGGCCTCTGGTTTAATTAGTAGTAATGAACAACCTAAAATTACTGAAACCAATGATGCAACA GAGAAAGTAAAGGGTGGACGTCGTGGAAAAACTATTAACATCTTTTCAATTGCTTCTGGACACCT ATATGAACGCTTTCTAAAGATTATGATTCTAAGTGTTCTAAAGAATACACATCGCCCAGTAAAATTCTGGTTCATAAAGAACTACCTGTCTCCTCCTTTTAAG GATCTGATTCCTCGCATGGCTCAAGAGTACGGTTTTGAATGTGAACTAATCACTTACAAATGGCCTACATGGTTGCATAAGCAGAAAGAGAAACAGCGAATAATTTGGGcatataaaattttgttcttgGATGTCATTTTTCCCCTTTCCTTAGAGAAG GTCATTTTTGTGGATGCTGATCAGGTTGTTAGGACTGACATGGGAGAACTTTATGACATGGACATAAAAGGAAAACCTCTGGCATATACTCCATTTTGCGATAACAATAAGGAAATGGATGGATATCGGTTTTGGAGACAA GGTTTCTGGAAGGATCATTTGAGGGGGAAACCATACCATATTAG TGCTTTATATGTTGTTGATTTGAAGAAGTTCCGAGAGACTGCAGCTGGGGATAATCTTAGAGTTTTCTATGAAACCCTTAGCAAGGATCCAAATAGTCTTGCCAACTTGGATCAG GATCTTCCTAATTATGCTCAGCATGTTGTACCCATTTTCTCTCTGCCACAAGAATGGCTTTGGTGTGAGTCATGGTGTGGAAATGCTACAAAATCAAGGGCGAAAACAATTGATCTGTGCAACAATCCCATGACAAAAGAACCCAAACTGAAG GGTGCAAGACGAATAGTATCCGAGTGGCCGGACCTTGATTCGGAGGCGAGTAAATTCACTGCAAAAATCTTAGGTGATGATCTGGAACCGTTTCCATCCCCTGATCAATCAAAGGATTTGATTAGTGAAGAAGCATTGGAGGTGGACATGGAATCCAAAGCCGAGTTGTGA
- the LOC114186711 gene encoding uncharacterized protein LOC114186711 isoform X3 produces the protein MAHQSSPSPSPSPSPPRRQTRRPAPQYVEVNCASSGTKRRFAMGTDAGFAVALINRKLKGTVVPASHIEAAKDGEEPIAFGPTSFLSDFGDGWKLQTVTLTDFSSEVRNGQFQQMRMQAPELVAGVPGTARSLSNPITFVYIAKIMFAFILIFVLAAIFTLFLDNLPAFILFLKSI, from the exons ATGGCTCATCAGTCGTCGCCGTCGCCGTCACCGTCACCGTCACCTCCACGGCGGCAAACTCGTCGTCCAGCGCCT CAGTACGTGGAGGTTAATTGCGCAAGTTCTGGGACGAAACGGCGGTTCGCGATGGGGACCGACGCGGGTTTTGCGGTGGCACTGATCAATCGGAAGTTGAAAGGAACGGTGGTTCCTGCCTCGCACATAGAAGCAGCGAAGGATGGAGAAGAACCCATCGCATTTGGCCCCACATCGTTTCTTTCTGATTTCGGTGATGGTTGGAAACTCCAAACTGTAACCCTCACTGATTTTTCTTCAG AAGTGAGGAATGGACAATTTCAACAGATGAGAATGCAGGCACCCGAGCTc GTTGCAGGTGTCCCGGGTACTGCAAGGAGTTTATCCAATCCAATCACCTTTGTATATATTGCTAAAATCATGTTTgcttttattttgatatttgtaCTTGCTGCAATTTTTACTTTGTTTCTGGATAACCTTCCTGCATTCATATTGTTTCTTAAGTCAATCTAG
- the LOC114186711 gene encoding uncharacterized protein LOC114186711 isoform X2 encodes MAHQSSPSPSPSPSPPRRQTRRPAPQQYVEVNCASSGTKRRFAMGTDAGFAVALINRKLKGTVVPASHIEAAKDGEEPIAFGPTSFLSDFGDGWKLQTVTLTDFSSEVRNGQFQQMRMQAPELVAGVPGTARSLSNPITFVYIAKIMFAFILIFVLAAIFTLFLDNLPAFILFLKSI; translated from the exons ATGGCTCATCAGTCGTCGCCGTCGCCGTCACCGTCACCGTCACCTCCACGGCGGCAAACTCGTCGTCCAGCGCCT CAGCAGTACGTGGAGGTTAATTGCGCAAGTTCTGGGACGAAACGGCGGTTCGCGATGGGGACCGACGCGGGTTTTGCGGTGGCACTGATCAATCGGAAGTTGAAAGGAACGGTGGTTCCTGCCTCGCACATAGAAGCAGCGAAGGATGGAGAAGAACCCATCGCATTTGGCCCCACATCGTTTCTTTCTGATTTCGGTGATGGTTGGAAACTCCAAACTGTAACCCTCACTGATTTTTCTTCAG AAGTGAGGAATGGACAATTTCAACAGATGAGAATGCAGGCACCCGAGCTc GTTGCAGGTGTCCCGGGTACTGCAAGGAGTTTATCCAATCCAATCACCTTTGTATATATTGCTAAAATCATGTTTgcttttattttgatatttgtaCTTGCTGCAATTTTTACTTTGTTTCTGGATAACCTTCCTGCATTCATATTGTTTCTTAAGTCAATCTAG
- the LOC114186711 gene encoding uncharacterized protein LOC114186711 isoform X1 translates to MAHQSSPSPSPSPSPPRRQTRRPAPKQQQYVEVNCASSGTKRRFAMGTDAGFAVALINRKLKGTVVPASHIEAAKDGEEPIAFGPTSFLSDFGDGWKLQTVTLTDFSSEVRNGQFQQMRMQAPELVAGVPGTARSLSNPITFVYIAKIMFAFILIFVLAAIFTLFLDNLPAFILFLKSI, encoded by the exons ATGGCTCATCAGTCGTCGCCGTCGCCGTCACCGTCACCGTCACCTCCACGGCGGCAAACTCGTCGTCCAGCGCCT AAACAGCAGCAGTACGTGGAGGTTAATTGCGCAAGTTCTGGGACGAAACGGCGGTTCGCGATGGGGACCGACGCGGGTTTTGCGGTGGCACTGATCAATCGGAAGTTGAAAGGAACGGTGGTTCCTGCCTCGCACATAGAAGCAGCGAAGGATGGAGAAGAACCCATCGCATTTGGCCCCACATCGTTTCTTTCTGATTTCGGTGATGGTTGGAAACTCCAAACTGTAACCCTCACTGATTTTTCTTCAG AAGTGAGGAATGGACAATTTCAACAGATGAGAATGCAGGCACCCGAGCTc GTTGCAGGTGTCCCGGGTACTGCAAGGAGTTTATCCAATCCAATCACCTTTGTATATATTGCTAAAATCATGTTTgcttttattttgatatttgtaCTTGCTGCAATTTTTACTTTGTTTCTGGATAACCTTCCTGCATTCATATTGTTTCTTAAGTCAATCTAG